The genomic segment CTCGAAGCCAACGTCGACTCGCTGATCGTGGTGTTGAACGAAAAACTGCTGGAATTGCCCGGTGGCGAGGACATGACCCAAGACGAGGCTTTTGCCCACGCCAATGATGTGCTGAAAAACGCCGTGGGCGGCATTGCCGAGATCATCAATGTGCCCGGCCATGTGAACGTCGACTTTGAAGACGTGCGCACCGTGATGGGCGAGCCCGGCAAAGCCATGATGGGTACCGCCGCCGCCAGCGGCCCAGACCGCGCCCGCATCGCTGCCGAGCAAGCCGTGGCTTGCCCGCTGCTCGAAGGTGTGGACCTCTCGGGTGCCAAAGGCGTGCTGGTCTTGATCAGCGCTGCCAAAGGCTCGCTCAAGTTGTCCGAGTCCAAGCAGGCGATGAACACCATCCGCGCTTACGCTTCGGAAAATGCCCACGTGATCTACGGTACCGCCTATGACGAAAGCCTGGGCGAAGAGATCCGCGTGACCGTGGTGGCCACGGGTTTGTCCAAGGCCGGTGCACGCCGCACCGCGCCTCCGCTGCAAGTGCTGCGCACCGGCACCGACAACGTGCCTTTCACCATGGGCGGTCAGGACGCCGCCGCCACTGCCAACAGCGCTGCAGCGCCGATGAACAACAGTGGTTTGAATGTGCCTGCCTACTGGCGCAGCAACCGCACCCATGCAGCGGCCCGCGTGGACGGCATGGCCAATGCCGGCATGGACGACATCGAGATCCCCGCGTTCTTGCGCAAGCAAGCGGACTGATTTGTTGATCTGAGTTTCGTTTCAGGTGCTTTTGGGGCCAGACAGGTGGATGCCTGTCTGGCCCCTTTTTGCGTGTTCGTTCTGCTAAAACGCTTTTTGTCATTGCTTGAAGAGGGGCACTTGGGTTTTGTCGTCCCGGCGTTTTGCCCAGGGCCGTCGGGCTCGTCGTCGCTTCGCGCCTCCATATCGCCCGCCAGCCCCGGGCAAACCACCGGGACTGCGTATCTGTCGTGGCGGTCCTTGTCGACTGCACGCCTATTCCTTTTTCACACTTCCATATCTCTCGCCAACTAAAATACCCGCATGCTCGCTCAACGCACCCTCAAAACCTTGACCAAAGCCGTTGGCGTCGGTTTGCACAGCGGTCAGCGTGTGGAGCTGACCCTGCGACCTGCCGCGCCGGACACGGGCATTGTGTTTCGCCGGATCGATTTGCCTGAGCCGGTGGACATTCCGGTCAACGCCGAGGCGGTGACCGACACCCGTTTGGCGTCCACCATCTCTGCGGGCCAAGCCAAAGTGCTGACGGTGGAACACCTGATGTCAGCCTGCGCGGGTTTGGGCATCGACAACCTGTATGTGGACATCACCGCCGAAGAGGTGCCCATCCTGGATGGATCGGCGTCGTCTTTCGTCTTCTTGCTGCAAAGCGCGGGCGTGGTCGAGCAGCAAGTGCCCAAGAAGTTTGTCCGTGTGCTCAAGCCGGTGGCCGTGTCCGAAGGCGAAGGCGAGAACATCAAATGGGCGCGTTTGACGCCTTACCATGGCTACAAACTGAGCTTCGAGATTGATTTCCGCCATCCGGCCGTGGATTCCACGGGCCAGCAGGTGGTGTTTGACATGTCTGAAGGTGTTTATTCGCGCGACATCGCCCGCGCCCGCACTTTTGGCTTCACCAAAGATGTGGAAATGATGCGCGCCAATGGCTTGGCCTTGGGGGGCGGGCTCGACAACGCCATCGTGATGGACGATTACCGTGTGCTCAATGCCGATGGCCTGCGTTATGACGACGAGTTCGTCAAACACAAAATACTGGACGCCATGGGCGACTTGTACATTTTGGGCAAACCCCTGTTGGCGTCCTACAGCGCATTTCGCTCGGGCCACGCCATGAACAACCGTTTGCTGCGCGAATTGCTCGCCCACCCGGACGCCTACGAGGTGGTCACGTTCGACAAGGCCGCCGATGCGCCCCGCGGCTTCGCCGCCCTGCAACCGGCTTGGTGATGGACCGCGTCACCCATCTGCTTTATCTGCACGGTTTCCGGTCTTCACCCCGCTCGGTCAAGGCGTGCAAGATGGCCGATACCGTTCAAGCCCAGCACCCCAGCGTGACGTGGTGGTGCCCCCAGCTCCCCGCCTCGCCGAAGCAGGCCATGGCGCAGGTGCTGCAAGGCGTCGCAACCTGGCCCAGAGATCGGATGGCCATCGTGGGCTCATCCTTGGGCGGCTTTTATGCCGCTTGGCTCGCCCAACAGTTCGACTGCCTGGCGGTTTTGCTCAACCCGGCCGTGTTCCCCGCCCGTGATTTGGTGCGCCACATCGGCGAGCAACCGGCGTGGCATGACCCCGCACAAAGCATCTTTTTCAAGGCAGAGCATGTGCAAGAACTGGCCGACATGCAAGCGCAGCCGCCCAGCGCCAAGGCCCGAACCTGGGCGGTGATTGCCAAGGGCGATGAAGTGCTGGACTGGCGTGAAATGCTGGCCCGGCATCAGACGGGGCAGGTGCGCCTGCTGGAGGGCAGCGACCACGCGCTGAGTGATTTTGACGATCACTTGCCCGAAATACTGGAATTTCTTCGCTTGGCCTGAACCCCGGCCCTCGCCAAGCCGGT from the Limnohabitans sp. 2KL-27 genome contains:
- the ftsZ gene encoding cell division protein FtsZ, whose translation is MTIEMIQTEEFNQGTQIKVIGVGGGGGNAVEHMIERQVQGVEFVCANTDAQALARSAAHRFIQLGQTGLGAGSKPEKGREAAESAEADIRAAIEGAHMLFITAGMGGGTGTGAAPVIARIAKEMGILTVGVVTKPFEFEGGRRMSNADIGMQELEANVDSLIVVLNEKLLELPGGEDMTQDEAFAHANDVLKNAVGGIAEIINVPGHVNVDFEDVRTVMGEPGKAMMGTAAASGPDRARIAAEQAVACPLLEGVDLSGAKGVLVLISAAKGSLKLSESKQAMNTIRAYASENAHVIYGTAYDESLGEEIRVTVVATGLSKAGARRTAPPLQVLRTGTDNVPFTMGGQDAAATANSAAAPMNNSGLNVPAYWRSNRTHAAARVDGMANAGMDDIEIPAFLRKQAD
- the lpxC gene encoding UDP-3-O-acyl-N-acetylglucosamine deacetylase yields the protein MLAQRTLKTLTKAVGVGLHSGQRVELTLRPAAPDTGIVFRRIDLPEPVDIPVNAEAVTDTRLASTISAGQAKVLTVEHLMSACAGLGIDNLYVDITAEEVPILDGSASSFVFLLQSAGVVEQQVPKKFVRVLKPVAVSEGEGENIKWARLTPYHGYKLSFEIDFRHPAVDSTGQQVVFDMSEGVYSRDIARARTFGFTKDVEMMRANGLALGGGLDNAIVMDDYRVLNADGLRYDDEFVKHKILDAMGDLYILGKPLLASYSAFRSGHAMNNRLLRELLAHPDAYEVVTFDKAADAPRGFAALQPAW
- a CDS encoding YqiA/YcfP family alpha/beta fold hydrolase, which gives rise to MDRVTHLLYLHGFRSSPRSVKACKMADTVQAQHPSVTWWCPQLPASPKQAMAQVLQGVATWPRDRMAIVGSSLGGFYAAWLAQQFDCLAVLLNPAVFPARDLVRHIGEQPAWHDPAQSIFFKAEHVQELADMQAQPPSAKARTWAVIAKGDEVLDWREMLARHQTGQVRLLEGSDHALSDFDDHLPEILEFLRLA